From one Flavobacterium kingsejongi genomic stretch:
- a CDS encoding multidrug effflux MFS transporter, which translates to MSRQRYISLILILGSLTALGPFSIDMYLPGFPAIAKDLNTTVASISMSLSSYFIGISAGQLLYGPLLDRFGRKKPLYIGLGVYILASLGCASATTLDALIWLRFIQAIGSCAATVASVAMVRDLFPVKDSPKVFALLMLVVGLSPMLAPTVGGYVTAYFGWHTVFIVLAVMGFLFLLASKFGLPDTHKPDPSISLKPKPIIRNFIMVLREPQFYTYAFTGAVAFSGLFTYVAASPMIFMDIYNVDEKVYGWIFAFLSIGMIGGSQLNSLLLKKYKSEQIIFATLVSQVVITIAFLICSWYNWLGLYGTIALIFFFLLCIGLANPNNAGLSLAPFARNAGSASALMGAAQLGMGAVASFIVGIFTAKSVIPMVMIMAVSSIIALLILTLGRRNIKNTIDISADSETVLH; encoded by the coding sequence ATGTCCAGACAACGTTATATCTCCCTGATTCTTATTTTAGGATCCTTAACCGCTTTAGGGCCCTTTTCTATTGATATGTACCTTCCGGGATTTCCGGCTATTGCAAAAGACCTGAACACAACAGTAGCCAGTATTTCCATGTCGCTATCCAGTTATTTTATTGGAATCTCAGCCGGGCAATTACTCTATGGGCCGTTACTGGATCGCTTTGGCAGAAAAAAACCACTTTATATCGGATTGGGTGTATACATATTGGCCTCGTTAGGATGTGCCTCGGCAACGACACTTGATGCCCTGATCTGGCTTCGTTTCATACAGGCTATCGGAAGTTGTGCTGCTACAGTAGCTTCTGTCGCTATGGTACGTGATTTATTCCCTGTAAAAGACAGCCCTAAAGTATTTGCATTATTAATGTTGGTGGTGGGGCTTTCCCCTATGCTGGCTCCAACAGTGGGAGGTTATGTGACCGCCTATTTTGGATGGCATACTGTTTTTATCGTTCTTGCTGTAATGGGCTTTTTATTCCTCTTAGCTTCTAAGTTCGGGCTGCCGGATACCCACAAGCCGGACCCTTCCATATCACTCAAACCGAAACCCATCATTCGTAATTTTATTATGGTGTTGCGAGAGCCTCAGTTTTATACCTATGCCTTTACCGGTGCAGTGGCTTTTTCCGGGCTTTTTACCTACGTTGCGGCCTCTCCAATGATCTTTATGGATATTTATAACGTCGACGAAAAGGTGTACGGATGGATCTTTGCGTTTCTTTCCATTGGGATGATCGGTGGAAGTCAATTGAATTCCCTGTTACTAAAAAAATATAAAAGTGAACAGATCATTTTTGCCACCCTCGTTTCCCAGGTAGTGATTACGATCGCATTTCTAATCTGCAGCTGGTACAATTGGCTCGGTTTATATGGGACTATTGCCCTGATTTTCTTTTTCCTGCTGTGCATTGGGTTGGCCAATCCTAACAATGCCGGACTTTCATTAGCGCCTTTCGCACGAAATGCAGGAAGTGCCTCTGCTCTCATGGGAGCAGCACAATTGGGAATGGGTGCCGTAGCCTCGTTTATAGTAGGCATTTTTACTGCAAAATCGGTTATTCCTATGGTGATGATCATGGCTGTGTCTTCCATAATTGCCTTACTGATCCTTACTTTGGGCCGCCGAAACATTAAAAATACAATCGACATCAGTGCCGACAGTGAAACCGTTTTGCACTAA
- a CDS encoding pentapeptide repeat-containing protein, producing MKIQYTYDREIKNKVFRPEELMYNEFENCIFRDCDFSACDFLAVVFVECTFYSCNFNAAEINYVCFRTAIFIDTDFTGVNFSMCNPLVFEVHFESCTLDFSKFYNLKMKRTTFKDCRLIAVDFMNADLTEAVFSNCDLYRAVFDKTTLVKADFMTAYNFTIHPEKNKLKKALFSRMNLKGLLDAYEIKVV from the coding sequence ATGAAAATACAGTATACCTACGATAGGGAAATTAAAAATAAAGTCTTTCGTCCGGAAGAACTCATGTACAATGAATTTGAAAATTGTATTTTCCGGGATTGCGATTTTTCAGCCTGTGATTTTCTCGCTGTTGTTTTTGTAGAGTGTACTTTCTATTCCTGTAATTTCAATGCTGCCGAGATCAACTATGTTTGCTTTAGAACTGCGATTTTTATCGATACCGACTTCACCGGTGTCAACTTCTCCATGTGCAATCCGTTAGTGTTTGAAGTGCATTTTGAAAGCTGTACGCTGGATTTCTCCAAATTCTATAACCTTAAGATGAAACGCACGACCTTTAAAGACTGCCGCCTCATTGCCGTAGACTTTATGAATGCCGATCTTACTGAAGCTGTTTTTAGCAATTGTGATCTTTATCGGGCTGTATTTGATAAAACAACACTTGTAAAAGCTGATTTTATGACGGCTTACAACTTTACAATTCATCCGGAAAAGAACAAACTAAAAAAAGCCCTGTTTTCAAGAATGAACCTGAAAGGGCTTTTGGATGCTTATGAAATAAAAGTTGTCTGA
- a CDS encoding tRNA-(ms[2]io[6]A)-hydroxylase, with the protein MLRLQLPTDPRWVNIVEKNIEEILTDHAWCEQKAATNAITIITNNSEYPDMVTELLALAKEELEHFEMVHEIIKKRGLSLGRERKDDYVNELYTYMKKSNTGSRVSGLVERLLFSAMIEARSCERFKILSENIQDPELAVFYRELMESEAGHYTTFITFARKYGTGIDVEKRWREWLDFEASVIARYGNQETIHG; encoded by the coding sequence ATGTTACGCCTGCAGCTGCCTACAGACCCGAGATGGGTGAATATTGTTGAGAAAAATATTGAAGAAATCCTTACGGATCATGCCTGGTGCGAACAGAAAGCAGCTACAAATGCCATTACGATCATCACCAATAATTCGGAATACCCGGATATGGTTACCGAACTTTTGGCACTGGCGAAAGAAGAGCTGGAACATTTTGAAATGGTCCATGAGATCATAAAAAAAAGAGGTCTGTCTTTAGGGCGGGAGCGCAAAGACGATTATGTGAATGAACTGTATACCTACATGAAAAAGAGCAATACGGGGAGCAGGGTATCGGGATTGGTAGAGCGATTGCTGTTTTCGGCTATGATTGAAGCCCGGAGTTGTGAACGGTTCAAGATTCTTTCTGAAAATATACAGGATCCGGAACTGGCTGTGTTTTACCGGGAATTAATGGAAAGTGAAGCAGGGCATTATACCACTTTTATCACTTTTGCCCGTAAATATGGTACAGGGATCGATGTAGAAAAAAGATGGCGGGAATGGCTGGATTTTGAAGCCTCGGTTATTGCCCGTTATGGCAATCAGGAAACCATCCACGGATAA
- a CDS encoding outer membrane beta-barrel protein, with translation MNKKAQKLLLFLLFYAGIVHAQTVGTISGTVISSSNQPLKGITVTLLATPQKEAVTDGNGKFEFTGLEFMEYSIQVNSPDFATYQSGKFQLTVQQKELIIPTIVLQESINNLDEVVVQKEKSYIEHKIDRTVINVDALLSNAGADALEVLEKAPGIQVDENGTISINGKSGVMVFIDDKPTNLSGADLEMYLKSLPSSTLSQIEIITNPPAKYDAAGTAGIINIKTKKNRNVGFNGNFSSRLLQGRRSYSTNSLNLNYSKDKIRLYGNLSYAKQEIINHLYIFRRFKNEDESAKLLFDQNTRIYSRSNSGTIKLGMDYYLSDSSTLGVSVDGTFRSGLGTKAGESVLSSPAGVTDSIVRSNNYETRKFDYGAVNLNFRHDFDSLGTKITMDADYLHYTMDGDQRFVNATYQQDGMLKSTDELLGSLPSTINIYSFKTDYEQPLGSGKMDAGYKISYSKTDNIADYDDVTMGGIVPNYDRSNHFQYDEVINAAYVNYNVGFGKFSLQTGLRLENTTSKGNQLGNVEKPPSTFRRNYTNLFPTVYFSYQLDSVVNSQITLSYGKRINRPYYQSLNPFLSPLDKFTYYSGNPYLNPSFGNAVELQYNYTSLFSAALGYEKTRDNITESIEIRDGIYYSRPGNIGRSENLSLNLSTDLPVTKWWNFNLNTSVSYVSFKSQLYTETLNTEGAFWSVSGGNRFTFQKDWSAELGGRYISKQESAQFTAGARSAINLAVQKKILNKQGSIRFIFNDIFYSYLNKGVINNLRLTDASYRNLVDTRFVGLVFTYAFGKVIENKKKYEGGGAESEQNRIKG, from the coding sequence ATGAATAAGAAGGCACAAAAACTCCTCCTTTTTTTACTTTTCTATGCCGGGATAGTACATGCCCAAACTGTAGGTACTATTAGTGGTACCGTAATCAGCAGTAGTAACCAGCCACTCAAAGGCATTACCGTCACACTTTTGGCAACGCCGCAAAAAGAGGCAGTAACAGATGGCAATGGCAAATTTGAATTTACCGGACTGGAATTTATGGAGTACAGCATACAGGTTAATAGTCCGGATTTTGCAACCTATCAAAGTGGTAAATTCCAGCTGACAGTACAACAAAAGGAGCTCATCATTCCTACAATTGTGCTACAGGAAAGTATTAATAATCTGGATGAAGTCGTTGTCCAAAAGGAAAAATCATATATCGAACATAAGATCGACCGTACTGTCATTAATGTTGATGCACTCCTCTCTAATGCTGGAGCCGATGCTTTGGAAGTGCTCGAAAAGGCACCGGGTATCCAGGTGGATGAGAATGGTACCATCAGTATTAATGGTAAATCGGGGGTAATGGTTTTTATCGACGACAAACCTACCAACCTGTCCGGGGCTGATTTGGAAATGTACCTGAAATCATTGCCATCGAGTACCTTAAGCCAGATTGAGATCATCACCAATCCACCGGCAAAATACGATGCAGCGGGAACAGCCGGAATCATTAATATTAAGACTAAGAAAAACCGGAATGTAGGATTTAATGGTAATTTTTCATCGCGCCTTTTACAAGGCAGGCGCTCCTATAGTACCAATAGTCTTAACCTGAATTATAGTAAAGATAAGATCCGTCTGTATGGTAACCTGAGTTATGCCAAACAGGAGATTATAAACCATCTTTATATCTTCAGGCGTTTTAAAAATGAGGATGAAAGCGCGAAGTTGCTTTTCGATCAGAATACCAGAATATATAGCCGTTCGAATTCCGGAACCATCAAACTGGGAATGGATTATTACCTTTCGGACAGCAGTACTCTGGGAGTTAGTGTGGATGGTACATTCCGGTCGGGTTTGGGGACCAAAGCAGGTGAAAGCGTGCTCTCCAGTCCTGCCGGGGTTACTGATTCCATTGTACGATCCAATAATTATGAAACGAGAAAATTCGATTATGGAGCCGTAAACCTGAACTTCAGGCATGATTTTGATAGCCTCGGAACCAAAATTACTATGGATGCAGATTACCTGCATTATACCATGGATGGGGACCAGCGTTTCGTAAATGCCACTTACCAGCAGGATGGAATGTTAAAGAGTACCGATGAACTTCTGGGGAGTTTACCATCAACCATCAACATCTACAGTTTTAAAACCGATTATGAACAGCCTTTGGGATCGGGAAAAATGGATGCCGGCTATAAGATAAGTTATTCCAAGACGGATAATATAGCGGACTATGATGATGTTACGATGGGTGGTATAGTGCCCAATTATGACCGGAGCAATCACTTTCAGTATGATGAAGTGATCAATGCGGCGTATGTGAATTATAATGTGGGTTTCGGTAAATTTTCACTGCAAACGGGCTTACGGCTTGAAAATACCACCTCAAAAGGGAATCAGCTTGGTAATGTAGAGAAACCGCCATCCACCTTCCGCCGGAACTATACCAATCTTTTTCCTACGGTATATTTCTCCTACCAGTTGGACTCCGTAGTCAACAGCCAGATTACACTCTCTTATGGCAAAAGGATTAACCGGCCTTACTATCAGTCCCTGAACCCTTTTCTGAGCCCATTGGATAAGTTTACCTATTATTCGGGAAATCCGTACCTGAATCCTTCTTTCGGGAATGCAGTTGAATTGCAGTACAATTATACGAGTTTGTTTTCTGCGGCTTTGGGTTATGAAAAAACCAGGGATAATATCACGGAATCAATCGAGATTAGAGATGGGATTTACTACAGCCGCCCGGGTAATATTGGGCGAAGTGAAAACCTGTCACTGAACTTAAGCACAGACCTGCCGGTAACTAAATGGTGGAATTTCAATCTGAATACCAGCGTTTCCTATGTCAGCTTTAAAAGCCAGCTGTATACGGAAACACTCAATACCGAAGGGGCCTTCTGGTCTGTTTCGGGCGGGAACCGGTTTACTTTCCAGAAAGACTGGTCGGCAGAGCTCGGAGGGCGTTATATTTCCAAACAGGAATCGGCTCAGTTTACGGCCGGGGCACGAAGCGCGATCAATCTGGCAGTCCAAAAGAAAATACTGAATAAGCAGGGCAGTATCCGATTTATTTTCAATGATATTTTTTACAGTTATTTAAATAAGGGTGTCATCAATAATTTAAGGCTGACCGATGCGAGTTATAGAAATCTTGTCGACACGCGTTTTGTGGGATTGGTATTTACGTATGCTTTTGGAAAAGTAATCGAAAATAAAAAGAAATATGAAGGCGGCGGTGCCGAAAGCGAACAAAATCGCATTAAAGGCTAA
- a CDS encoding M56 family metallopeptidase, which produces MFTISNTLLKAISWTLVHTIWQGLILAILAGAVILATKKTTAALRYNLLSALFVLFFVGVGHTFYTEYQAGDTINTTISTIAIAEHPEIVTHSIATAIPASAKISNYLTNHSDIIVLLWFIIFCIKSFSMMTNLRYIYRVRNYRNHPVPELWNNRINEFCAVLGIRQPVQLLESQLVKVPSVTGFFKPIILIPIGLLTQLPQDQLEAILLHELAHIKRKDYAMNLLQSFAEVIFFFNPGVLWLSSLLKEERENCCDDMAVAITQNKTRFVHALVSFQEYNAKENQLAMGFGAKKEHLLNRAKRIIYNDNTSLDTIEKTFLSLCLVIITVCFAACTTTKTMAERKAEKKANEVPLAIVAPSVLPVSPTYPESSVPVLSAEEVTKITTAALAAAEAARAASTEAEVQVQKATALRAQMKNQTETMEADIEAAKAQIEQQANLLVSKIRKREAAQTKAEKEAIEEEITAIKTELKANAEKMKSSASEVMVMSEAESKNIRKGMAESRITADIARAAAMDARTETTKAMKGSAYSGVQKEFMKEQLKAQKEIMKGQLKAQKEIMKARLELQKEAMKRASKEREKAGAAMQKSDIRRQEADIEVKAIIQDLLIENVIKTPVNLCYKLSNDELIVNGVKQPLNIHEKLKAKYLTSPNITATYYNFKFTGEDSK; this is translated from the coding sequence ATGTTTACAATCAGCAATACCCTTTTAAAAGCCATTTCCTGGACATTGGTACATACCATCTGGCAGGGGCTTATCTTGGCAATTTTAGCCGGTGCAGTAATTTTAGCGACTAAAAAAACTACAGCAGCTTTACGGTACAATTTACTATCGGCTTTGTTTGTGCTCTTTTTTGTAGGAGTAGGTCATACTTTTTACACTGAATATCAGGCCGGCGATACGATAAACACTACCATCAGTACAATAGCAATTGCGGAACATCCGGAAATAGTCACACATAGCATTGCCACGGCGATCCCTGCTTCTGCAAAAATCAGTAATTACCTGACCAATCATTCCGATATCATAGTACTCCTGTGGTTTATTATATTTTGTATCAAAAGTTTTTCCATGATGACAAACCTGCGGTACATCTACAGGGTTCGGAATTACAGGAATCATCCGGTTCCTGAATTGTGGAACAACCGCATTAATGAATTTTGTGCAGTTCTCGGCATCCGTCAGCCCGTTCAGCTTTTAGAATCCCAATTGGTTAAAGTACCTTCTGTAACTGGTTTTTTTAAACCGATTATATTGATTCCAATAGGATTATTGACTCAGTTGCCACAGGATCAGCTGGAAGCCATATTATTACATGAACTGGCACATATTAAACGTAAGGATTATGCAATGAACCTGTTACAGAGTTTTGCCGAAGTGATCTTTTTCTTCAATCCTGGTGTATTATGGTTATCGTCCCTGCTAAAGGAAGAGCGTGAAAATTGCTGCGATGATATGGCAGTTGCCATTACTCAAAACAAAACCCGTTTTGTGCATGCCCTGGTATCTTTCCAGGAATATAATGCAAAAGAAAACCAGCTGGCTATGGGATTTGGTGCTAAGAAAGAGCATCTGCTAAACCGGGCCAAGCGTATTATTTATAATGATAATACGTCGCTGGATACTATTGAAAAAACCTTTCTTTCGCTTTGCCTGGTTATTATTACAGTTTGTTTTGCAGCCTGTACTACTACCAAAACAATGGCAGAGCGTAAAGCAGAAAAGAAAGCAAATGAGGTTCCTTTAGCAATAGTGGCCCCATCAGTGTTGCCGGTATCCCCAACCTATCCGGAAAGTAGCGTACCAGTATTAAGTGCTGAAGAAGTAACCAAAATCACCACTGCAGCTTTAGCTGCAGCAGAAGCGGCCCGGGCAGCTTCAACGGAGGCTGAAGTTCAGGTCCAAAAGGCAACAGCATTACGAGCTCAGATGAAAAATCAGACGGAAACAATGGAAGCGGACATCGAAGCTGCAAAAGCTCAAATCGAGCAACAGGCAAATCTCTTAGTATCCAAAATCCGGAAAAGAGAGGCTGCACAGACTAAAGCCGAAAAAGAAGCTATCGAGGAAGAAATAACCGCTATCAAAACGGAGCTAAAAGCCAATGCTGAAAAAATGAAGAGCTCAGCTTCCGAGGTCATGGTAATGAGTGAGGCTGAAAGTAAAAATATCCGAAAGGGGATGGCAGAGAGCCGTATTACAGCTGATATTGCCCGTGCTGCCGCAATGGACGCCCGTACCGAGACTACGAAAGCAATGAAGGGAAGTGCTTACAGTGGCGTACAAAAAGAGTTCATGAAAGAGCAGCTGAAAGCCCAGAAAGAAATTATGAAGGGGCAATTAAAAGCTCAAAAAGAAATCATGAAAGCGAGATTGGAACTACAGAAAGAGGCCATGAAAAGAGCATCAAAGGAAAGGGAAAAAGCAGGAGCAGCAATGCAGAAATCCGATATCAGACGCCAGGAGGCCGATATAGAAGTTAAGGCTATTATCCAGGATCTGCTCATTGAAAACGTCATTAAGACCCCAGTGAATCTCTGCTATAAGTTATCGAATGATGAACTTATCGTGAATGGTGTTAAACAACCTCTGAACATCCATGAAAAGCTGAAAGCAAAATACCTGACTTCCCCCAATATAACGGCGACCTACTATAACTTTAAGTTTACCGGGGAAGATTCGAAATAA
- a CDS encoding BlaI/MecI/CopY family transcriptional regulator translates to MQSEPTKSELEILQILWEFGPSTVRFVNDTLNEQKRAVQYTSTLKLMQIMTEKEMLVSDKTNMKHIYTPAIEEKKTKGFLLDKFVDTLYNGSSSSLMMQLLGNKKTSKKELDEIRNLLDKLDNDQL, encoded by the coding sequence ATGCAGTCAGAACCAACAAAATCAGAACTTGAAATTCTCCAGATACTATGGGAATTCGGACCTTCTACTGTGCGTTTTGTCAATGATACACTCAATGAGCAAAAACGGGCAGTACAATATACTTCGACATTAAAACTGATGCAGATCATGACCGAAAAGGAAATGCTCGTTAGTGATAAGACCAATATGAAACACATCTATACACCCGCAATAGAAGAGAAGAAGACCAAAGGCTTCCTGTTGGACAAATTTGTGGATACGCTGTATAATGGATCAAGCAGCAGCCTGATGATGCAATTATTAGGCAATAAAAAAACATCAAAGAAAGAGCTTGATGAAATCAGGAATTTACTGGATAAATTAGACAACGACCAACTTTAA
- a CDS encoding serine hydrolase domain-containing protein: MIQVVFTFISILLLQQATAQTKAEKIDHLISALHNDGAFNSNVLVAEKGKIVYEHSFGVANVKTGEKLTKASVFELASVTKQFTAMAIVLLEKQHKLSYDDPISKYLPELAAYKGITIKNLLVHTSGLPDYMELLQEANDKNDFATNATILKAFQKQQPKVLFDPGEKWEYSNTGYVFLASIIEKVSKKTYGDYLKAAIFDPLGMQHTQVYRRRFQPGKISNLTEGHVYSDSLKSLVFPDDLGKRHYVVYLDGVVGDGMVHTTASDLLVWDTALYTDKLVNAKDKELIFNSYTTKEEPTGYGFGWSISNDPVYGKSASHSGGWGGYITYIGRYLDQEYTIILLQNQSTKATVIPSRQIRNILHGTDVKVDLPLLEKMAGKYKTAKGSEKVVLLESGKLYIQMNPEVKLELIPVSGYKFIVDGFAPDVFFEFVMENGKVVKYINTQPEQQVTIEAIKI, from the coding sequence ATGATACAAGTTGTTTTCACATTCATTAGCATTTTACTGTTGCAACAGGCGACTGCACAGACCAAGGCAGAGAAAATCGATCACCTTATTAGTGCACTTCATAATGATGGTGCATTTAATAGCAATGTGCTTGTTGCAGAAAAAGGAAAGATTGTCTATGAACATTCTTTCGGAGTGGCGAATGTAAAGACAGGGGAAAAGTTAACAAAAGCATCCGTATTTGAACTGGCTTCCGTTACCAAACAGTTTACAGCTATGGCGATTGTATTATTAGAAAAGCAGCATAAACTTTCGTATGATGATCCAATAAGCAAATATTTACCGGAATTAGCAGCTTATAAAGGTATAACCATTAAAAATTTGTTAGTGCATACCAGCGGCCTTCCTGATTATATGGAGTTGCTGCAAGAGGCGAATGACAAAAATGATTTTGCGACCAATGCGACAATTCTGAAAGCCTTTCAAAAGCAGCAACCCAAAGTTTTATTTGATCCTGGTGAAAAATGGGAGTATAGTAACACCGGATATGTATTCCTGGCGAGCATTATCGAAAAGGTATCTAAAAAAACCTATGGAGATTATTTAAAAGCAGCTATTTTTGATCCTTTGGGAATGCAGCACACACAGGTATACCGACGTAGATTCCAGCCTGGAAAAATCAGTAATCTGACCGAAGGGCACGTGTATTCCGACAGTTTGAAAAGTTTGGTATTCCCGGACGATCTTGGGAAAAGGCACTATGTGGTTTACCTGGATGGTGTGGTAGGAGACGGGATGGTCCATACTACTGCTTCGGATCTATTGGTTTGGGATACTGCTTTATATACGGACAAGTTAGTCAACGCGAAAGATAAAGAACTGATATTTAATTCCTACACCACAAAAGAAGAGCCTACTGGGTATGGATTTGGATGGAGTATCAGTAATGATCCGGTTTATGGAAAATCGGCATCCCATAGCGGAGGATGGGGTGGCTATATCACCTATATCGGGCGGTATCTGGATCAGGAGTATACAATAATCCTATTACAAAACCAGAGCACAAAAGCAACAGTTATCCCTTCGCGGCAGATTCGTAATATACTGCATGGTACGGATGTAAAGGTAGATCTTCCCCTTTTGGAAAAAATGGCCGGAAAATACAAAACGGCAAAAGGCAGCGAGAAAGTAGTACTTTTGGAATCAGGGAAATTGTACATCCAGATGAATCCGGAAGTAAAGCTCGAGCTGATTCCCGTTTCGGGATATAAATTCATTGTCGATGGCTTCGCACCCGATGTGTTTTTTGAATTTGTAATGGAGAATGGAAAGGTGGTGAAGTATATCAATACACAACCCGAGCAACAGGTAACAATAGAAGCTATAAAAATTTAA